The Kitasatospora sp. NBC_00374 genome has a segment encoding these proteins:
- a CDS encoding Bro-N domain-containing protein, giving the protein MTNTNGTLAQFDFQGQAVRVVTVDGTQWWIARDVCAVLEIVNPTRALDALDDDEKGLHSMKTPGGDQQVSVINEPGLYSLVLRSRKPQARAFKRWITHEVIPAIRRTGRYAVDEDPMPSVSPETMQFFRLVAHAAAEAFTAEARAAARRAESTVTAAVEANGRAIEGLDERIARLVEAVGVQGRALGVPPQRGGAGAAADSSTPDGEPISHRVIPEDALSFDALAELLALETGWSELSRGRLFETARDAGLLRLLTPPYSGYTLTDPRLAVLFRVRRISGAATGWPCVHHYQPLVLPQGMAIMRQLVLQEIDRGVR; this is encoded by the coding sequence GAACGCTTGCCCAGTTCGACTTCCAGGGCCAGGCGGTGAGGGTGGTCACGGTCGACGGCACGCAGTGGTGGATCGCGCGGGACGTCTGCGCTGTCCTTGAGATCGTCAACCCGACGCGGGCACTCGACGCGCTCGACGACGACGAAAAGGGTCTTCACAGTATGAAGACCCCTGGCGGTGACCAGCAGGTTTCCGTCATCAACGAGCCGGGGCTGTACTCACTGGTGCTCCGCTCGCGCAAGCCGCAGGCGAGGGCGTTCAAGCGCTGGATCACGCACGAGGTGATCCCTGCCATCCGCCGTACCGGCCGTTACGCCGTGGACGAGGACCCGATGCCGTCCGTGTCGCCGGAGACGATGCAGTTCTTCCGTCTGGTCGCGCATGCCGCCGCGGAGGCGTTCACCGCGGAGGCGCGGGCGGCGGCCCGGCGGGCGGAGAGCACGGTGACCGCGGCGGTCGAGGCGAACGGGCGGGCGATCGAGGGCCTGGACGAACGGATCGCGCGGCTGGTCGAGGCGGTCGGGGTCCAGGGGCGTGCCCTCGGGGTGCCGCCGCAGCGCGGCGGGGCCGGGGCGGCCGCGGACAGCTCGACGCCGGACGGGGAGCCGATCAGCCACCGCGTGATCCCCGAGGACGCGCTGAGCTTCGACGCGCTGGCCGAGCTGCTCGCCCTGGAGACGGGGTGGTCCGAGCTGAGCCGCGGCCGGCTCTTCGAGACCGCGCGGGATGCCGGCCTGCTGCGTCTGCTGACCCCGCCGTACAGCGGGTACACGCTCACCGATCCGCGGCTGGCGGTGCTGTTCCGGGTGCGCAGGATCAGCGGCGCCGCCACCGGCTGGCCGTGTGTGCACCACTACCAGCCGCTGGTGCTGCCGCAGGGCATGGCCATCATGCGTCAGCTGGTGCTGCAGGAGATCGACCGGGGTGTGCGGTAG
- the pknB gene encoding Stk1 family PASTA domain-containing Ser/Thr kinase, which produces MEEPRRLGGRYELGGVLGRGGMAEVYLAHDTRLGRTVAVKTLRADMARDPSFQARFRREAQSAASLNHPAIVAVYDTGEDYIDGISIPYIVMEYVEGSTLRELLHSGRRLLPERALEMTIGILQALEYSHRAGIVHRDIKPANVMLTRQGNVKVMDFGIARAMGDAGMTMTQTSAVIGTAQYLSPEQAKGETVDARSDLYSTGCLLYELLTVRPPFVGDSPVAVAYQHVREEAQPPSAYDPEVRPEIDAIVLKALAKERDYRYQSADEMRDDIERFLDGLPVAAAQQAAYGMGAQGYGYDQNGGQYDPYGQTNLLPQQGAAGPTTMLPQVGNAQGGYGYPPQEDNYGGTGAGGYDDGYGGGGRRREEPPKKNNTSWIILAVAAVLVLVGAFFVVQAMVKTGDHAGGKTTSPTLVGKTLAEAQNAAKAQSSTLTVQAGDPIACPDTKIQKDQVCTQDPAAGTQIDTSTVIKVQLSSGPAAVDLPDVSGKPLAEATSTLQKAGFVVANPVYKTDDSVQQDSVISQNPTAGKAAAGATITLTVSQGQGKIPVPNVVGQQQDAATSALEGQNFTVEIKTTPATDPTKVGTVASQNPPANSKAAKGSKITLTVFKQADKVQIPDLKGKNVKDATAALRSLGLQWTFTGAGGDNTNIVMNTNPGPNNLVDANTSIQLFTMPGKPGDGQPGGN; this is translated from the coding sequence ATGGAAGAGCCTCGTCGCCTCGGCGGCAGGTACGAGCTCGGCGGCGTCCTCGGACGCGGCGGCATGGCCGAGGTCTACCTCGCCCATGACACCCGGCTCGGCCGTACGGTCGCCGTGAAGACCCTCCGTGCCGACATGGCCCGAGACCCGTCCTTCCAGGCCCGCTTCCGCCGCGAGGCACAGTCCGCGGCCTCGCTCAACCACCCCGCCATCGTCGCCGTGTACGACACCGGCGAGGACTACATCGACGGCATCTCCATCCCGTACATCGTGATGGAGTACGTCGAGGGGTCCACCCTGCGCGAACTGCTGCACTCCGGGCGCCGGCTGCTGCCCGAGCGCGCGCTCGAGATGACCATCGGCATCCTCCAGGCGCTGGAGTACTCGCACCGGGCCGGCATCGTCCACCGCGACATCAAGCCCGCCAACGTGATGCTCACCCGGCAGGGCAACGTCAAGGTCATGGACTTCGGCATCGCCCGGGCGATGGGCGACGCCGGCATGACGATGACGCAGACCTCCGCCGTCATCGGCACCGCCCAGTACCTCTCCCCCGAGCAGGCCAAGGGCGAGACCGTCGACGCCCGCTCCGACCTCTACTCGACCGGCTGCCTGCTGTACGAGCTGCTCACCGTGCGGCCGCCGTTCGTCGGCGACTCCCCGGTCGCGGTCGCGTACCAGCACGTCCGCGAGGAGGCCCAGCCGCCGTCCGCGTACGACCCCGAGGTCCGCCCCGAGATCGACGCCATCGTGCTCAAGGCGCTCGCCAAGGAGCGGGACTACCGCTACCAGAGCGCCGACGAGATGCGCGACGACATCGAGCGCTTCCTCGACGGCCTCCCGGTCGCCGCCGCCCAGCAGGCCGCCTACGGCATGGGCGCCCAGGGCTACGGCTACGACCAGAACGGCGGCCAGTACGACCCGTACGGCCAGACCAACCTGCTCCCGCAGCAGGGCGCGGCCGGCCCCACCACCATGCTTCCGCAGGTCGGCAACGCGCAGGGCGGCTACGGCTACCCGCCGCAGGAGGACAACTACGGCGGGACCGGCGCAGGCGGCTACGACGACGGCTACGGGGGCGGCGGTCGCCGTCGCGAGGAGCCGCCGAAGAAGAACAACACCTCCTGGATCATCCTGGCCGTCGCGGCGGTCCTGGTGCTGGTCGGTGCCTTCTTCGTGGTCCAGGCCATGGTCAAGACGGGCGACCACGCGGGTGGCAAGACGACCTCGCCGACCCTGGTCGGCAAGACCCTGGCCGAGGCCCAGAACGCGGCCAAGGCACAGAGCTCGACGCTGACCGTGCAGGCCGGGGACCCGATCGCCTGCCCGGACACCAAGATCCAGAAGGACCAGGTCTGCACCCAGGACCCGGCGGCCGGCACCCAGATCGACACCAGCACGGTGATCAAGGTCCAGCTCTCCTCCGGCCCGGCCGCGGTCGACCTGCCCGACGTCAGCGGCAAGCCCCTCGCCGAGGCCACCAGCACCCTGCAGAAAGCCGGCTTCGTCGTCGCCAACCCGGTCTACAAGACCGACGACAGCGTCCAGCAGGACAGCGTCATCTCGCAGAACCCGACCGCCGGCAAGGCCGCCGCCGGGGCCACCATCACCCTGACGGTCTCCCAGGGCCAGGGCAAGATCCCGGTGCCGAACGTGGTAGGCCAGCAGCAGGACGCGGCCACCAGCGCCCTCGAGGGACAGAACTTCACCGTCGAGATCAAGACCACGCCGGCCACCGACCCGACGAAGGTCGGCACGGTCGCCAGCCAGAACCCTCCGGCCAACTCCAAGGCCGCCAAGGGATCGAAGATCACGCTCACGGTGTTCAAGCAGGCCGACAAGGTCCAGATCCCGGACCTCAAGGGCAAGAACGTCAAGGACGCGACCGCGGCTCTCCGGAGCCTCGGGCTGCAGTGGACGTTCACGGGCGCCGGCGGCGACAACACCAACATCGTCATGAACACCAACCCCGGACCGAACAACCTGGTCGACGCCAACACCAGCATCCAGCTGTTCACCATGCCCGGTAAGCCGGGCGACGGACAGCCGGGCGGCAACTGA